Below is a window of Yimella sp. cx-51 DNA.
GCCCACCCGGGGTGCCGTCGACGAGGAACAGCTTCACTTGTTTGCCGTTCACGCCAGAGCCCCCGCCAGTTCCTCGACGACCTCGTCGTCGGAGCGGCGGCCAGTGAGCTTGCCGCTGAAGGCTGCTGCGAGCACTGCTCGGCGAAGGTTGTGGGCACGCGCTGTCTGGCTTGAGATCGTCCCTTCCAGACGCGCAATGTCTGCCAGCCGGGTTGACGCATCCTGGACGATCGCCGTCTGGGCCTCCAGCGAAGGGATGGGGAACTCGATCGGCTTAAGACGAGCGGCAGAGAGGTGGGCAATGTTGGTTGTGATTCGACTCTCGCGCGTGAACCGGCCTGCGTGCATGTGGCGGCGGAAGACGAGCAGCGCGAACTCGGGCAGAACGTCGGGGCTCGCCTTGAACCGGATCAACGAGTTGGTGAACGCCACGTTGGGCGGTTCGCCACGATAGAGCGCCGGTCGGCCAAGAAGATCGGGTGTCTGACCTTCGTTCAGGAGAACATCGCCTGGGTGAAGGCGGAAACGCTCAAAGGCGTCGCCGTCCCAGTGCATCTCCTTGACGTCGGCCGTATCGATTCGATCCTCGAAAACGTTCGCGACGCGAAGGTAAGGTTGCATGTTGGGGCCGGTGTGCCAATCGGGGTGCCGTTGGCGGCCGAGCTCAACTTTGCCGGCCTCAGCCACGGTCGCGGTACGCCATTCGCTCGGGTAGTTGGCTCGGTCGGGGATCAACTCGAGAAGCGTGGCCTTCTGCATCGCTCGAAGTCGGCGGCGCGCAGCGGACGCATAATCCGCTGCTGCGTCGAGGCGGGAGAGGTGGTCTTCGAGGATCTCGACGATCTGCCGTTGCTCTGCTGGTTCGGGCAACAACACGGGCATGCGCTTCATAGCCGATTGGGTGAGCTTCAGCCGCGTGGTCCCGTTTGCGTAGCCGCGATAGTCGAACCAGTCGAGGTAGTGCTTCAGGAACCGTCGGTCTACAGGAGCTCTTGCTCTGAGGACATGCGCATGGTTATTCACCCAGGCGGGGCCGTCGACAAGGTAGGCCTTCGGCTTGTACGGATCGAAGAACGGCACGCCATCTTCCCCGAGCAGAACGAGAGGTTCGTCGAAGATGGCACTATCGATCGAGCCAGCCTGGCCCGTAGCTCCGTAGTAGGGCACGCGGCCGCCGCGGGCGGCACGCTCGGACGCTTTGACGGGCACGCGGCGAGCGTCAAGCACATCGACAACGTCTGTCAGCCGCACAGTTGGCCACCGCGGTCCACTCACGCCGTGAGCTCCGCGTTGAGGTTCTCCAGCAGGTCGGCAGCTTCGTCGCCGAGGTCACGCAAGGCACCGTCCACACCGCCGCGTTCGGTGAAGGGCGCTTCGTCGAGATCTTCCGCGGTGATGCCAGCGGAGTTCGCGATCACTTCGACCATCCGGTCCAGCCACCACCTTTGTGTCTCAGTGAAATTCACGCCCGACTGGTGCTGTTGGGCGAGCCAAGCGGCGTACCGCTCGCGCACGCGGTCGGCGTACGGAACGAGTTCGTCATCGACGCCGACGGTATAGCGCAGCAATGACACCAGGTCGGTGAGGGTGTGCCGGTCGCTGTGGCGGACACGGCCGACGTCGATGGTTTCGTACGCCGCCCAGATGAAGTCCGTCGTCCAGTTGTGCGGGGGTCGGCTGATGCGGTCGGCAAGCTCCTGGATGTCGGCGAAGTCGATTCGTCGTTCGCGGGCTTCGCCGAGCAGTTGGATGGCGGTGATCTCGTCGCGGTGCTGTTCGAGGTAGGCCTGCCACGACTCGACGACTGACCGCGCGCGGTTGGTGTCGACGACACCGCCGGCGGACAGGAGTGTGTCGGCGTTGACCTCGTCGATCACTCGGTCGTGGGTGGCGCGCAGTTCGAGGATGCGGCCGCGGAGTTCGGGGTTGGCGGCGAGCGGTCGCGTCGCATCGTCGAGGAGACGCTGGATCGCGGACTCCGGATCTGATTGTCCGGCGGCAGCCTCGGCCTGGGTGTCCGGGTCGACCGCGTCGACGAGTCCACGCACGATGTCGCGTACGGGCACGCCGGCGACGTCGTCGAGTTCCTCCCGCTCGGC
It encodes the following:
- a CDS encoding restriction endonuclease subunit S; translation: MSGPRWPTVRLTDVVDVLDARRVPVKASERAARGGRVPYYGATGQAGSIDSAIFDEPLVLLGEDGVPFFDPYKPKAYLVDGPAWVNNHAHVLRARAPVDRRFLKHYLDWFDYRGYANGTTRLKLTQSAMKRMPVLLPEPAEQRQIVEILEDHLSRLDAAADYASAARRRLRAMQKATLLELIPDRANYPSEWRTATVAEAGKVELGRQRHPDWHTGPNMQPYLRVANVFEDRIDTADVKEMHWDGDAFERFRLHPGDVLLNEGQTPDLLGRPALYRGEPPNVAFTNSLIRFKASPDVLPEFALLVFRRHMHAGRFTRESRITTNIAHLSAARLKPIEFPIPSLEAQTAIVQDASTRLADIARLEGTISSQTARAHNLRRAVLAAAFSGKLTGRRSDDEVVEELAGALA